In the Spirochaetaceae bacterium genome, one interval contains:
- the smpB gene encoding SsrA-binding protein SmpB, producing MAKNKENQDNFIAKNRKAYFNYEVLNELECGIELKGTEVKSVRAHRLNFVDSYCEVKNGELYLLKLNISPYDFGNIFNHAAERPRRLLAHKKEIIKLERQIREKGITLIPLAFYFKNQKVKVKIGLCRGKKLYDKRESIKQKDLVREGDRKLKYS from the coding sequence ATGGCTAAGAATAAAGAGAACCAAGATAATTTTATTGCTAAAAACCGCAAAGCTTACTTTAACTACGAAGTGCTTAACGAGCTGGAGTGCGGCATCGAGTTAAAAGGCACAGAGGTTAAAAGCGTACGCGCCCATCGCCTCAATTTTGTCGATAGCTACTGCGAGGTAAAAAACGGCGAGCTTTACCTATTAAAGCTTAATATTTCGCCGTACGATTTTGGTAATATCTTTAACCATGCCGCCGAACGGCCGCGCCGTCTTTTGGCCCATAAAAAAGAAATAATTAAACTAGAGCGGCAAATACGCGAAAAAGGCATTACTTTAATACCACTAGCTTTTTACTTTAAAAACCAAAAAGTTAAGGTTAAAATAGGACTATGCCGAGGTAAAAAACTTTACGACAAACGTGAGAGTATTAAACAAAAAGATTTAGTGCGCGAAGGGGATAGAAAGCTTAAATATAGCTAA
- a CDS encoding chemotaxis protein CheW, translating into MATTKLNQYLTFKLEENECAIEVENVKEVLEYRPITPIPRTAEYMRGIINLRGSGIPIVDLHIKFRLNPLSISKNTAIIVMEAVTADKKSIVFGALADSVQEVIEFDEEVLETIPRFGNRIPADFLKGIGKKESEFIAVLDIDKIFSAEEVRTLESTMRNNSNLTPDE; encoded by the coding sequence ATGGCCACCACAAAACTAAACCAATATTTAACCTTTAAACTAGAAGAAAACGAATGCGCTATCGAGGTAGAAAATGTAAAAGAGGTACTAGAATACCGCCCTATTACTCCTATCCCACGTACAGCCGAGTATATGCGCGGTATTATTAATTTGCGCGGCAGCGGTATACCCATTGTAGATTTACATATTAAATTTAGATTAAACCCATTATCTATTAGTAAAAATACGGCTATTATAGTGATGGAAGCCGTTACCGCCGACAAAAAAAGTATTGTTTTTGGGGCATTGGCCGATAGTGTGCAAGAGGTTATCGAGTTTGATGAAGAAGTACTGGAAACTATCCCACGTTTTGGTAACCGCATTCCGGCCGATTTTTTAAAGGGTATCGGTAAAAAAGAGAGCGAGTTTATCGCTGTTTTAGATATTGATAAAATCTTTAGTGCCGAAGAAGTACGTACTCTCGAAAGCACTATGCGTAATAACTCCAACTTAACCCCCGATGAATAG